In one window of Vanrija pseudolonga chromosome 5, complete sequence DNA:
- the PITHD1 gene encoding PITH domain-containing protein 1 has product MSCADDLTVDDLTTSVATDVLERVSAGEGANANLWAFIDRDNVVGLNLVEPGNAPKVIKTWDDRLDEEEFVESGVDDEMILHIPFTASVRLRTLLLHLPGQGHPHRPGRLRLYANLPNAPDFADLEALTPIMDLDVSEPPLQRRDGAGRREVDEWSLKVQRMASVFSVTLLFSEANTSARSTVFYVGFKGDAKQLSMDMSKLGQIPAANAADKPVDGVAEKKGNYTTIR; this is encoded by the exons atgaGCTGCGCAGACGACCTAACAGTAGACGACCTCACGACGTCGGTCGCGACCGACGTGCTGGAGCGCGTgtcggccggcgagggcgccaacgccaacctGTGGGCGTTTATCGACCGGGACAATGTCGTTGGCTTGAATCTCGTCGAGCCGGGCAACGCGCCCAAGGTCATCAAGACTTGGGACGATAGgttggacgaggaggagttTGTCGAGAGCGgggttgacgacgag atGATCCTCCACATCCCGTTCACCGCCAGCGTGCGCCTGcgcaccctcctcctccatctcccaggccaaggccaccCCCACCGGCCAGGAAGACTACGCCTGTACGCCAACCTGCCCAACGCGCCGGACtttgccgacctcgaggccctcaCGCCGATCATGGACCTCGACGTTAGCGAGCCGCCCCTGCAGCGGCGTGATGGGGCCGGCaggcgcgaggtcgacgagtggAGCTTGAAGGTGCAGCGCATGGCGAGTGTGTTCAGCGTCACACTGTTGTTT TCCGAGGCCAACACTTCCGCGCGATCAACCGTCTTCTACGTCGGGTTCAAGGGCGACGCCAAGCAGCTCTCAATGGACATGAGCAAGCTCGGGCAGatccccgccgccaacgcgGCCGACAagcccgtcgacggcgtcgcggaaAAGAAGGGCAACTACACGACTATCCGGTAG
- the ERG9 gene encoding Squalene synthase yields MGILDYVILGLTHPGELRAMVGYKVWKDHRDITDPKEFEATGYDRETMKRSWEFLDQTSRSFAMVIKELEGELARVVALFYLVLRALDTVEDDMTIPNDIKLPLLRSFHQKLYETGWTFNGSGPNEKDRAVLVEFDVIQKEFSLLDPKYQTVIADITRKMGNGMADFAALATPELPVAEVNSIADYDLYCHYVAGLVGEGLSGLFSSSGKERSFLAQQLTLSNSMGLLLQKTNIYRDIKEDVDEGRGFWPRAIWGKYGFNNMKEIVDPAREREAQWAANEMVLDALRHATDALDYLTLLKNQSVFNFVAIPAVMAMATLEVCFMNPLIFKQNVKIRKGQAVQIIMRSTNPRDVAYMFRDYAKKIHAKIPKDEPNALRFSIALARIEQWTEHHYPSFLVIQPGAAGGPATTAIDQTGNDARAALYLSIVEKAKKKAEAERREKFLDDLRQRGVLPPKDATAEEIVAHDKALQAKADAQAKDDFPWIPLVLIVFGILAIFGGVFFALVWFVGKYGDQE; encoded by the exons ATGGGCATCCTCGACTATGTTATTCTGG GCTTGACCCACCCC GGAGAGCTCCGCGCAATGGTCGGCTACAAGGTTTGGAAGGACCACCGCGACATTACCGACCCCAAGGAGTTCGAGGCGACTGGCTACGACCGCGAGACGATGAAGCGGTCGTGGGAGTTCCTTGACCAGACCAGCCGCAGTTTCGCCATGGTcatcaaggagctcgagggcgagctggcgcgcgtg gtCGCGCTCTTCTACCTCGtgctccgcgcgctcgacacggttGAGGACGACATGACGATCCCCAACGACATCAAGCTGCCGCTCCTCCGCTCGTTCCACCAGAAGCTTTACGAGACGGGCTGGACCTTCAACGGCAGCGGCCCGAACGAGAAGGACCGTGCGGTGCTTGTCGAGTTTGACGTGATTCAAAAGGAGTTCAGCCTCTTGGATCCCAAGTACCAGACCGTCATTGCCGACATTACGCGCAAGATGGGCAACGGCATGGCCGACTTTGCCGCGCTCGCTACCCCCGAgctccccgtcgccgaggtcaacTCGATTGCCGACTACGACCTGTACTGTCACTACGttgccggccttgtcggcgagggcctgtCGGGTCTCTTCTCGTCATCAGGCAAGGAGCGCTCGTTCCTCGCCCAGCAGCTCACCCTGTCCAACTCGATGGGTCTGCTGCTTCAAAAGACCAACATTTACCGTGATATTAAAgaggatgtcgacgagggccgTGGATTCTGGCCTCGCGCCATCTGGGGCAAGTACGGCTTCAACAACATGAAGGAGATTGTCGATCccgctcgcgagcgcgaggcccaGTGGGCCGCCAACGAGAtggtcctcgacgcgctccgccACGCCACCGACGCCCTCGACTACCTCACGCTGCTCAAGAACCAGTCCGTGTTCAACTTTGTCGCTATCCCCGCCGTCATGGCCATGGCCACCCTCGAGGTGTGCTTCATGAACCCCCTCATCTTCAAGCAGAACGTCAAGATCCGCAAGGGCCAGGCCGTCCAGATCATCATGCGCAGCACAAACCCCCGCGACGTTGCGTACATGTTCCGCGACTACGCCAAGAAGATCCACGCGAAGATTCCCAAGGACGAGCCCAACGCGCTCCGCTTCTCTATTGCGCTCGCCCGCATCGAGCAGTGGACCGAGCACCACTACCCGtccttcctcgtcatccagcccggcgccgccggagGCCCCGCCACGACTGCCATTGACCAGACCGGCAACGACGCCCGTGCGGCCCTCTACCTCAGCATTGttgagaaggccaagaagaaggccgaggcggagaggAGGGAAAAGTTCCTGGATGACCTGCGCCAGCGTGGTGTCCTCCCACCAAAGGACGCCACAGCAGAGGAGATCGTTGCTCACGACAAGGCGctccaggccaaggccgacgcgcaggcCAAGGATGACTTCCCTTGGATTCCCCTCGTGTTGATCGTCTTTGGCATCCTCGCCATCTTTGGCGGTGTCTTCTTCGCCTTGGTGTGGTTTGTGGGCAAGTACGGTGAC CAGGAGTAG
- the pst1 gene encoding Paired amphipathic helix protein pst1 has translation MSNPPQSGSGGGNWSNRDPGYRPLNVRDALSYLDQVKIQFADQPEVYNRFLDVMKEFKGQVIDTPGVIDRVSTLFRGHPSLIQGFNTFLPPGYRIECYGPEGDPQGMITVTTPTGTVSQVPGGLAAAIDQRERESQREQALASEPPASAAPYSQPPPPAPYPAQRAAPPAPAQSAQPPARAAAPPPNVNMPPQHPAAPSGPSTPGAAQFLASGGLGHQGQQPQSQQQAGGARAPILEFNHAISFVNKIKNRFNSEPETYKNFLEILQTYQRDQKIEEVYEQVIDLFKHAPDLLAEFKQFLPESGGFGLGNFMQAASSTQTQTAGQKRKDAKEPAQAKKRRAGPDGKAAQQKKKADSPVEEEAAATTTTPPQTLASPDEVAFFDKVKKFIDDKVTYHEFLKLINLFTQDMIDAKILLERAKEFIGDSGEVWTTFKRIVGIDDLGSVGRATTAQSGYGFGGMINIDNQTSENTPMLERVKPDLSGPKVKTSGPSYRKLPQSEINLNCTGRDAMCWEVLNDEWVSHPTWAAEDAAPFLAHRKNAYEEALHKSEEERHEYDFHIEANLRTIALLEPLNNKIQTMDPEERAHFNLKAGLGGHSRSIYQRIIKKVYGKELGPDIIRALHENPVTALPIVLDRLKAKDEEWKKAQREWNRVWREQDAKNFYKALDHQGVVFKAADKKTLAAKSLIAEIEARRREQANARNALLRPRNSPRARFQFQFEFKDVEVLKDSLKLIFGYLDRVPNMNAQDKERIETQIREFVPLFFMFDKDAFDAEFGDAEHGSDESDGDSDGDASMAGDDDDSSAAAKKKKAEPSLRKQLLKAAGDKDGLKQRESTSTPGPEDGVDSALDTPDRAETPIPTPADPAAVAEAVAKDKVDAEASEQTWVQLDTSDESAASDAPDVPAPKPTRAGNFFANNHYYVFIRLLQILYSRLVLCKTIAAQLAAERKQPINPVAIRLGLAEPATANFGIEAGENPSVHYYDHLLALAERLFDNDLDPPTYEETLRLMFGNKAYTMFTIDRVVSAICKQAQTILGDMKSQELLSLLQRDRAPEKTTTRQQIAYRMNAEGVLGPDENLYRIEYIPRTETVAVQLLAREDLTMDDPETAEQKWRQYIDSYALTHPTEGLPHRVEQPFLNRTLGELPDELGPELFETHSGLQFRVASGNYHLFYQPGTEDYFHRARPQAEEDELDAQENRFFDAAKKRLEDWINKPAEGDEDEAQDAAVDAEPAAASEAADGTSTAAPVAAAAE, from the exons ATGTCCAACCCTCCGCAAtccggctcgggcggcgggaACTGGTCGAACCGCGACCCCGGGTACAGACCGCTCAAtgtgcgcgacgcgctcagcTACCTCGACCAGGTCAAG ATCCAATTCGCCGATCAGCCAGAAGTGTACAACCGCTTCCTTGACGTGATGAAGGAGTTCAAGGGCCAGGT CATCGACACGCCTGGCGTCATTGACCGCGTCTCGACCCTCTTCAGAGGCCATCCATCCCTCATCCAAGGTTTCAACACCTTCCTGCCACCTGGCTACCGTATCGAATGCTACGGCCCCGAGGGCGACCCGCAGGGCATGATCACCGTCACGACGCCCACGGGCACCGTTAGCCAGGTGCCAGGTGGTCTCGCGGCGGCCATTGATCAGCGTGAACGCGAGTCTCAGCGCGAGCAGGCTCTTGCCTCTGAACCTCCCGCATCCGCCGCTCCATACTcgcagccaccaccccctGCCCCGTACCCCGCTCAGCGTGCTGCTCCCCCCGCTCCCGCCCAGTCGGCCCAGCCCCCGGCTCGTGCCGCCGCACCCCCACCCAACGTCAACATGCCTCCGCAGCACCCTGCCGCCCCCTCGGGCCCATCAacccccggcgccgctcagttcctcgccagcggcggcctcggccaccagggccagcagccccagtcccagcagcaggctggcggcgcgcgcgcacccaTCCTCGAGTTCAACCACGCCATCTCGTTTGTCAACAAGATCAAGAACAGGTTCAACTCGGAGCCCGAGACGTACAAGAATTTCCTCGAGATTCTCCAGACGTATCAGCGTGACCAGAAGATTGAGGAG GTGTACGAGCAGGTGATCGACCTCTTCAAGCACGCGCCCGACCTTCTCGCCGAGTTCAAGCAGTTCTTACCCGAGAGCGGtggcttcggcctcggcaactTCATGCAGGCTGCATCCAGCACGCAGACGCAGACCGCGGGCCAGAAGCGCAAGGATGCCAAGGAGCCTGCCCAGGCCAAGAAGCGTCGCGCCGGGCCTGATGGCAAGGCTGCCCAGCAGAAG aagaaggccgacagccctgtcgaggaagaggccgccgccacgacgacTACGCCCCCGCAGactctcgcctcgcccgacgaggtcgccttCTTCGACAAGGTCAAGAAGTTTATCGACGACAAGGTCACGTACCACGAGTTCCTCAAGCTCATCAACCTGTTCACCCAGGACATGATTGACGCCAAgatcctcctcgagcgtgccAAGGAGTTCATCGGCGACTCTGGTGAAGTCTGGACAACGTTCAAGCGCATTGTTGGCATCGATGacctcggcagcgtcggccgcgccACGACCGCCCAGAGCGGCTACGGCTTCGGTGGCATGATCAACATTGACAACCAGACCTCGGAAAACACGCCCATGCTCGAGCGTGTCAAGCCCGACCTGTCGGGCCCCAAGGTCAAGACCTCTGGCCCCAGCTACCGCAAGCTCCCGCAGTCCGAGATCAACCTCAACTGCACTGGCCGTGATGCCATGTGCTGGGAAGTTCTCAACGACGAGTGGGTCTCGCACCCTACCTGGGCTGCCGAGGACGCTGCTCCCTTCCTCGCGCACCGTAAGAACGCGTATGAGGAGGCTCTGCACAagtcggaggaggagcgtcACGAGTACGACTTCCACATTGAGGCCAACCTCCGTACCATTGCTCTCCTTGAGCCGCTCAACAACAAGATCCAGACCATGGAccccgaggagcgcgcccaCTTCAACCTCAAGGCTGGTCTTGGTGGTCACAGCAGGTCTATCTACCAGCGTATTATCAAGAAAGTGTacggcaaggagctcggcccTGACATCATCCGTGCTCTCCACGAGAACCCCGTCACTGCCCTCCCCATTGTCCTGGACCGtctcaaggccaaggacgaggagtgGAAGAAGGCTCAGCGCGAGTGGAACCGCGTCTGGCGCGAGCAGGATGCCAAGAACTTCTACAAGGCCCTCGACCACCAGGGCGTGGTGTTCAAGGCAGCCGACAAGaagacgctcgccgccaagagCTTGATTGCCGAGATTGAGGCGCGCCGTAGGGAGCAGGCCAACGCCCGCAACGCCCTGCTTCGCCCTCGCAACtctcctcgtgctcgcttCCAGTTCCAGTTCGAGTtcaaggacgtcgaggttCTCAAGGACTCGCTCAAGCTCATCTTTGGCTACCTTGACCGTGTGCCCAACATGAACGCCCAGGACAAGGAGCGCATCGAGACTCAGATCCGCGAGTTTGTGCCCCTCTTCTTCATGTTCGACAAGGACGCGTTTGACGCCGAGTTTGGAGATGCCGAGCACGGCTCTGACGAGTCGGACGGTGACTCTGACGGTGACGCTAGCatggccggcgacgacgacgactcgagcgccgctgccaagaagaagaaggccgagcccTCGCTTCGCAAGCAGCTTCTCAAGGCTGCtggcgacaaggacggcCTCAAGCAGCGCGAGAGCACCTCTACTCCTGGCCCTGAGGACGGTGTCGACTCTGCATTGGACACTCCCGACCGTGCCGAGACGCCCATCCCTACGCCTGCCGACCCTGcggctgtcgccgaggccgtcgccaaggacaaggttgacgccgaggcgtcggaGCAGACCTGGGTCCAGCTTGACACTTCAGACGAGTCAGCCGCCTCGGACGCCCCCGACGTCcccgcgcccaagcccactCGCGCTGGCAACTTCTTTGCCAACAACCACTACTACGTGTTCATCCGTCTCCTCCAGATCCTCTACTCGCGCCTTGTGTTGTGCAAGACCATTGCCGCtcagctcgctgccgagAGGAAACAGCCCATCAACCCTGTTGCCATCCGCCTGGGTCTTGCCGAGCCTGCCACGGCCAACTTCGGCATCGAGGCTGGTGAGAACCCGTCGGTTCACTACTAcgaccacctcctcgccctcgccgagagACTGTTCGACAATGACCTCGACCCCCCAACCTACGAGGAGACTCTGCGTCTCATGTTCGGCAACAAGGCCTACACCATGTTCACTATTGACCGTGTTGTGAGCGCCATCTGCAAGCAGGCGCAGACTATCCTCGGCGACATGAAGAGCCAGGAGCTCCTCAGCCTGCTGCAGCGTGACCGTGCACCAGAGAAGACGACCACTCGCCAGCAGATTGCCTACCGCATGAACGCCGAAGGCGTTCTCGGCCCCGACGAGAACCTGTACCGCATTGAATAC ATCCCCCGCACCGAGACGGTCGCCGTTCAGCTTCTTGCCCGCGAGGACTTGACAATGGACGACCCCGAGACTGCCGAGCAGAAGTGGCGCCAGTACATTGACAGCTACGCCCTGACACATCCTACCGAGGGCTTACCCCACCGTGTTGAGCAGCCGTTCCTGAACCGCACGCTGGGTGAGCtgcccgacgagctcggccccgAGCTGTTCGAGACGCACAGCGGCCTCCAGTTCCGCGTCGCATCTGGCAACTACCATCTCTTCTACCAGCCCGGCACCGAGGACTACTTCCACCGCGCTAGGCcacaggccgaggaggatgagctcgacgcgcaggaGAACCGGTTCTTTgacgcggccaagaagcgcctcgaggactGGATCAACAAgccggccgagggcgacgaggacgaggcgcaggacgccgccgtcgacgccgagccagctGCGGCTTCCGAGGCAGCCGACGGCACAAGTActgccgcgcccgtcgctgccgctgccgaaTAG
- the SPAC23H3.04_1 gene encoding UPF0658 Golgi apparatus membrane protein, with protein MAHSPSSPGEPDHRFTISDYIDYGDGTTSPISPQRGGVTSPMARVGPSAAGPSRAPTQPSRAPSNQGYSGHIRPLPRVPPLTAPQQLQHDPPLAAGQALGPGPEPLPVRPVQTAAASASPDEPHAAGRSGPPSEENYVPRTQPTYPPRSQPSFSDSRPGELRLNRPPPERAPSSARPPKSHAFTPLRDEPGPLPSASSAAPPSSFGGVSPSASSTHIARSPSGSTTFTPLVHKAKRQPSGSQNFHPLVQPQSPSATSVLSPGLSPLPPGAGSMAGSPYRESPSVLADDDDEKPHESEKKVDFPPAAGANAPPKRKRWAISVWLDRIIPDSTPCRLLVLVVFLEAIINIAIQANIFWRYNREMDCNSGDKQCERLPVYITVFGIAHVVQVGLTVYAIRTRNTIQVIALAIFGALLLIYAVIEMAEVRKLLGATTTSTDSSEHRALLTLPLNALTSVVIALIALAEFTIIVLTYLIWREFGWRIYRFLGADLRIRRYYREYQIFECLVCFSFFFFAGFGIQFIFLVLNKTDPEYILTWVMLPLSLVWLVMGVIAARMEISWLMATFDVGLVGGLAYFIFKLVRVFTDKAQVTDSETGKPVSKYYRLTWSLSVFTALSIVMIILCLVFGIIVWRNFGKGLKQAGE; from the exons ATGGCGCACTCTCCCAGCTCGCCCGGCGAGCCAGACCACCGCTTCACAATCTCAGACTACATCGACTATGGCGACGGCACGACATCGCCCATCTCTCCTCAACGCGGTGGCGTCACATCACCAATGGCGCGCGTCGGACCATCAGCAGCTGGGCCGAGCAGAGCACCGACACAGCccagccgcgcgccgtcaaACCAAGGCTACTCGGGGCACATTCGCCCTCTCCCGCGCGTGCCGCCCCTcacggcgccgcagcagctgcagcacgacccaccgctcgccgctggccaAGCGCTCGGACCCGGCCCCGAACCCCTCCCAGTGCGTCCAGTGcaaacggcggcggccagt GCCTCGCCAGACGAGCCGCACGCGGCCGGGCGCTCGGGCCCACCGTCTGAAGAAAACTATGTCCCCCGCACCCAGCCGACGTACCCTCCGCGCAGTCAGCCCTCGTTCAGCGACTCGCGGCCCGGCGAGCTGAGGCTCAACAGACCCCCGCCGGAACGGGcccccagctcggcgaggccacCAAAGAGCCACGCGTTCACGCCGCTCAGAGACGAGCCCGGTCCATTACCGTCTGCtagctcggccgcgccgcccagctcgttTGGCGGCGTAtccccctcggcgtcgagcacgcaCATTGCCCGCTCGCCATCAGGCAGCACGACATTCACGCCGCTCGTgcacaaggccaagcgccagcCGAGTGGGAGCCAAAACTTCCACCCGCTTGTCCAGCCCCAatcgccaagcgcgacgtCTGTGCTCTCGCCTGGCCTGAGCCCGTTACCTCCCGGCGCTGGCTCGATGGCAGGCTCGCCGTACCGCGAGAGCCCGtcggtgctcgccgacgatgacgacgagaagcCACACGAGAGCGAGAAAAAAGTGGATTTCcccccagcagcaggagcCAACGCTCCTCCAAAGCGCAAGCGCTGGGCCATCTCTGTTTGGCTCGACCGGATCATCCCCGACTCGACTCCTtgtcgcctcctcgtcctcgtcgtcttcctcgaggccatcatcAACATTGCGATTCAGGCCAACATCTTCTGGCGCTACAACCGTGAAATGGACTGCAACTCTGGTGATAAGCAGTGCGAGCGCCTGCCCGTTTACATTACCGTCTTTGGTATCGCCCA CGTGGTCCAGGTCGGCCTGACCGTCTACGCCATTCGCACCCGCAATACCATCCAGGTCATCGCACTGGCCATTTTCGGTGCCCTTCTGCTCATCTACGCAGTGATCGAG ATGGCCGAGGTCAGAAAGCTTCTCGGCGCGACCACCACGAGCACCGACTCGTCCGAGCACCGAGCCCTCCTCACGCTGCCACTCAACGCGCTCACAAGCGTCGTCATTGCGCTCATCGCCTTAGCCGAGTTCACCATCATCGTCCTCACATACCTCATCTGGCGCGAGTTTGGTTGGAGAATCTAccgcttcctcggcgccgacctccgcaTTCGCCGCTACTACCGCGAGTACCAGATCTTTGAGTGCCTCGTgtgcttctccttcttcttctttgCCGGCTTTGGTATCCAGTTCATTTTCCTTGTCCTCAACAAGACCGACCCAGAATACATCCTCACATGGGTCATGCTCCCGCTCTCGCTCGTGTGGCTCGTCATGGGCGTCATTGCGGCTCGAATGGAGATATCGTGGCTCATG GCAACCttcgacgtcggcctcgtcggcggcctcgcctACTTCATCTTCAAACTCGTGCGCGTCTTCACCGACAAGGCACAGGTTACCGACTCGGAAACAGGCAAACCAGTGTCCAAGTACTATCGCCTCACGTGGAGTCTGTCCGTCTTCACGGCGTTATCCATCGTCATGATCATCTTATGCCTGGTGTTCGGCATCATCGTCTGGCGCAACTTTGGCAAGGGCCTCAAGCAGGCTGGTGAGTAG
- the Sat1 gene encoding Diamine acetyltransferase 1 has protein sequence MTTANTYEIKPATEADIPDMLAMIKELAIYEKEPDAVVNTPEMMKENLFVKKYAEAFVARTPSGQAVGLALYFFTYSTWLGVPGLYLEDLYVVPEHRGGGLGKTLFGYLGEVAKERGCQRVEWRVLKWNTPSKDFYEKRLGSEPQSEWEGERLEGPEAIERLIALKN, from the exons ATGACCACCGCCAACACGTACGAGATCAAGCCGGCCACCGAGGCGGACATT CCCGACATGCTCGCCATGATCAAGGAGCTC GCTATCTACGAGAAGGAGCCCGACGCGGTGGTCAACACGCCCGAGATG ATGAAGGAGAACCTCTTCGTCAAGAAGTACGCCGAGGCGTTCGTCGCGCGCACTCCGTCTGGACAggcggtcggcctcgccctg TACTTCTTCACCTACTCGACGTGGCTCGGCGTCCCCGGCCTCTAC ctcgaggacctctACGTCGTGCCCGAGCACCGTGGTGGCGGACTGGGCAAGACGCTCTTCGGCTACCTTGGCGAAGTGGCCAAGGAGCGCGGGTGCCAGCGTGTCGAGTGGCGTGTGCTCAAG TGGAACACCCCCTCCAAGGACTTTTACGAGAAGCGCCTCGGCTCAGAGCCCCAGTCGGAGTGGGAgggcgagcgccttgagggccCCGAGGCGATCGAGCGCCTCATCGCGCTCAAGAACTAA
- the lsm4 gene encoding putative U6 snRNA-associated Sm-like protein LSm4: MLPLALLSAAQGKPMLVELKNGVTFNGHLVDCDNFMNVTLKDVYQTSADGERFWKMKEMFIKGNVIKYFRIADAVLDQAAEEQEKQRALGRQRGGARGGRGGPPGRGRGGPPRGGHGGQPGRGRGGPGGGGRGGRGGGPGGPGPRQ; encoded by the exons ATG CTtccgctcgcgctcctctcCGCCGCTCAAGGCAAGCCAATG cttgtcgagctcaagAACGGCGTCACCTTCAacggccacctcgtcgactgcGACAACTTTATGAACGTGACCCTCAAGGACGTGTACCAGACGagcgcggacggcgagcgctTCTGGAAGATGAAGGAGATGTTTATCAAGGGGaatgtg ATCAAGTACTTCCGCAtagccgacgccgtgctcgaccagGCAGCTGAGGAGCAGGAGAAGCAGCGCGCACTCGGACggcagcggggcggcgcgcgcggcggccgtggagGACCCCCTGGTCGTG GACGTGGAGGACCACCCcgcggcggacacggcgGACAGcccgggcgcgggcgcggtggccccggaggaggcgggcgcggtggccgtggtggcggACCGGGAGGCCCTGGACCACGACAGTAG
- the tfa1 gene encoding Transcription initiation factor IIE subunit alpha encodes MAELTKDEISRRCQDLVYKVAYSFYDSPYIILLRILTHHNVITEKKLGEMLGVGPNDVRKYLGQLHVDRLIKRHVNKEKVALTSFQQRQIASGAQLTGGGRDGMTKSRDVIYWYLDYRGFADVVKYRIAMMRKAIDEKIKNEVGKRGYLCPNCLRTYETLEVSRLFDPSMGGFACEVCGTELVEDDPALHDDGGQNVGQDRMQRFNVATAPIRDALKGIEGANLPTININAWIALNVKDAAAVAEAAAAGERRRVDVVIDAEDDSEARAKEAEAQRVQNALPVWIAESTVTNEATTLGMKQAAADAKAAAEAEHRKAKAAEQTEDFDALEAHYAAIDEVRPEDEDEEDDVEVDTAEPSGEATPNTTATTPAADVTVMVNGEPVPLADITEEHEGLMSTEEYEAYYEAMSANM; translated from the exons ATGGCCGAGCTCACAAAAGACGAGATCTCTCGTCGCTGCCAGGACCTCGTCTACAAGGTCGCCTACTCGTTCTACGACTCGCCGTACATCATCCTACTGCGGATTCTCACCCACCACAATGT GATCACGGAGAAGAAGCTCGGTGAgatgctcggcgtcggtccgAACGACGTGAGGAAGTACCTCGGCCAGCTGCACGTCGACCGGCTGATAAAGCG CCATGTGAACAAAGAAAAGGTCGCCTTAACGTCCTTCCAGCAGCGCCAGATTGCGTCCGGTGCACAGCTCACCGGTGGTGGCCGCGACGGCATGACGAAGTCCCGCGATGTCATCTACTGGTACCTCGACTACCGCGGGTTCGCCGATGTGGTCAAGTACCGTATCGCGATGATGCGCAAGGCGATCGACGAGAAGATCAAGAACGAGGTCGGCAAGCGGGGGTACCTGTGCCCGAACTGTCTGCGGACGtacgagacgctcgaggtgTCGCGCCTCTTCGACCCCAGCATGGGCGGCTTCGCATGCGAGGTGTGCGGGaccgagctggtcgaggacgacccggcgctgcacgacgacggcggccagaACGTCGGCCAGGACAGGATGCAGCGGTTCAACGTGGCCACCGCGCCGAtccgcgacgcgctcaagggcatCGAGGGCGCCAACCTCCCCACGATCAACATCAACGCCTGGATCGCGCTGAACGTCaaggacgccgcggcggtcgccgaggccgctgccgctggggagaggcggcgcgtcgacgtcgtcatcgacgccgaggacgactcggaggcgcgcgccaaggaggccgaggcgcagcgtgTCCAGAACGCGCTGCCCGTGTGGATCGCAGAGTCGACGGTGACCAACGAGGCCACGACGCTCGGCATGAAGCAGGCCGCAGcggacgccaaggccgccgccgaggcagagcaccgcaaggccaaggcggccgagcagACCGAGGACtttgacgcgctcgaggcgcactACGCTGCCATTGACGAGGTGAGGcctgaggacgaggacgaagaggacgacgtcgaggtcgacacggccgagCCGTCGGGTGAGGCGACGCCCAACACGACGGCTACGACGCCCGCAGCCGACGTGACTGTTATGGTTAATGGCGAGCCGGTGCCCCTCGCCGATATCACAGAGGAGCACGAGGGCCTCATGTCGACGGAGGAGTACGAGGCGTACTACGAGGCCATGTCGGCCAACATGTAG